The DNA segment GGCGATGTCGTCATGGGCCTGAGCAGACAACACCGACAGGGGGTCGTCGTACCAGTACCCCGCGAGTGAGCCGTGATGGGCCGTGAGTTCGGCGCTCAACGCGTTGCGCACGGAGACTTCAACGATGCTTAAGGATTCGAAGCACGCACCCGAAACCTGCACGTTCCACTCGTAGAGCCGAATCGCTTGAGTGAGATCGTTGCGACACGCGCGAAGGTAGGGGCCCAATCGCTCTGACGAAAGGACGCCCTCAATCTTGGCCATGTCAGCATGTCTGGCGGGCATTCAAGTCCTCGTGATACGGTAGTCATCGAAGACCCCGGAAGGCCTCTGCGAAAGCACGTCTCCGGGGTTACTGCTTTCTGCACGGTAGTTCTTCACGCCACAGGTCAGTGGCCACTGCCCACATGGCCGGGCGGAAGCCCCAGTCGACCTTGACCACGTTTGCTCAGGTGGGCAGCACCGACTCCACGTCGGTAAGGGCGAAGTTGTCGCCCACGTAGAGCAGCGGCTCGCCCGCGAGCTTCGCCGTGGCGTACGCCATGCAGTCGCCGTAGTTGAGCTTCGCGGCGTGTCGGCCCCGGCCGTATCGCGCCCACGCGGCCACCGCGGCGTGCGCGTGGGCGGCCGTGAAGTCTGTCGTCGTGACGCGAAAGCGGTCGAGAACCTCGGCCACGATTCGCTCAGGGTGAGCAAGACCGCGCCCTCCGAGCACGAGCCCCGCCTCGACGCGGTTCGGCGCAGAGATGGCCCGAGAGTGCGCGCCGAGCAGGACATCTCGCACGCGCGTCGCCTCCGGCTCGTCAGTGATCAGCGCTATCAAGGCGGAGGTGTCGACGATCACGACGCGAACATCTCGTCATGACCGAGCAGCATGTCTTCCTCTTCACGCGTGAGCGGTCGGAGGTTACGCGTCTTCGGCCAGATGTTCTCTTCGAGCCATGCAGTGGTCTCGGCGATCTCCGCCTGCAGGTCGTCGTCGCGCTGAGCGTCGAGCTCAGCGAGCCGCTGGCGCGCGAGCTCACGAATGGCGCCAGTCTTAGTGGTGCCGAGCTGACGCGCGAGTTCGGTGACGAGTGCAACCGTCTCGTCGTCTTTGATGTTCAAGCCCACGGGCATGATTCTACCTTTCGACAGTGAAGGGTAGAAAGTAGTGAGTGACGAGCGTGGGCGATGCCACCACGGAAGATTTGTGGACGGCAACGACAGTCAGTCGAAGTAGTCCTCATCGACCTCGACCACGTCGTAGGTCTTCTTCACCTGCACACCAACGCGGTACTGAATCATGAGCTCGGCCAAGCGCGGGCCGTCGATCAGCACGATGCGCTGCGGGATGCTGTCGGCGTAGTCGCGCGCGCCCTGGCTGAAGCGGCTGGTGGTGACGAAGACACCCTGGGTGGC comes from the Microcella frigidaquae genome and includes:
- a CDS encoding PIN domain-containing protein, giving the protein MIVDTSALIALITDEPEATRVRDVLLGAHSRAISAPNRVEAGLVLGGRGLAHPERIVAEVLDRFRVTTTDFTAAHAHAAVAAWARYGRGRHAAKLNYGDCMAYATAKLAGEPLLYVGDNFALTDVESVLPT
- a CDS encoding type II toxin-antitoxin system VapB family antitoxin encodes the protein MGLNIKDDETVALVTELARQLGTTKTGAIRELARQRLAELDAQRDDDLQAEIAETTAWLEENIWPKTRNLRPLTREEEDMLLGHDEMFAS